Proteins from a genomic interval of Peromyscus leucopus breed LL Stock chromosome 12, UCI_PerLeu_2.1, whole genome shotgun sequence:
- the LOC114694996 gene encoding serine/arginine repetitive matrix protein 2-like: MYNGIGLPTPRGSGTNGYVQRNLSLVRGRSGERPDYKGEEELRRLEAALVKRPNPDILDHERKRRVELRCLELEEMMEEQGYEEQQIQEKVATFRLMLLEKDVNPGGKEETPGQRPMVAETHSG, translated from the coding sequence ATGTACAACGGGATCGGGCTGCCGACGCCCCGGGGCAGCGGCACCAACGGCTACGTCCAGCGCAACCTGTCCCTGGTGCGGGGCCGCAGTGGTGAGCGGCCTGACTACAAGGGAGAGGAGGAACTGCGGCGCCTGGAGGCTGCCCTGGTGAAGCGTCCTAATCCTGACATCCTGGACCATGAGCGCAAGCGGCGCGTGGAGCTGCGATGCCTCGAGCTGGAGGAGATGATGGAAGAGCAGGGGTACGAAGAACAGCAGATTCAGGAGAAAGTGGCGACCTTTCGActcatgttgctggagaaggatGTGAACCCTGGGGGCAAGGAAGAAACCCCAGGGCAGAGGCCAATGgtagctgagacccattcgggatga